The following proteins come from a genomic window of Ursus arctos isolate Adak ecotype North America unplaced genomic scaffold, UrsArc2.0 scaffold_12, whole genome shotgun sequence:
- the MCL1 gene encoding induced myeloid leukemia cell differentiation protein Mcl-1, which yields MFGLKRNAVIGLNLYCGGAGLGAGSGGAASSGGRLLASGKEATARREVGGGEAGAVIGGSAGASPPATLAPDARRVARPSPIGAEGPDVTATPPRLLFLEPTRRASPPEEMEGPAADAIMSPEEELDGYEPEPLGKRPAVLPLLELVGEASGGPCTDGSLPSTPPPAEEEEDELYRQSLEIISRYLREQATGAKDAKPLGGSGAASRKALETLRRVGDGVQRNHETAFQGMLRKLDIKNEDDVKSLSRVMVHVFSDGVTNWGRIVTLISFGAFVAKHLKSINQESCIEPLAESITDVLVRTKRDWLVKQRGWDGFVEFFHVEDLEGGIRNVLLAFAGVAGVGAGLAYLIR from the exons ATGTTTGGCCTGAAGAGAAACGCAGTAATCGGACTCAACCTCTACTGTGGGGGGGCCGGGTTGGGGGCCGGCAGCGGCGGCGCAGCCTCATCGGGAGGGCGGCTTTTGGCTTCGGGGAAGGAGGCCACGGCCCGGCgggaggtagggggaggggaagccggTGCGGTGATTGGCGGAAGCGCCGGCGCTAGTCCCCCGGCCACTCTCGCGCCGGACGCCCGGAGGGTCGCGCGGCCCTCGCCCATTGGCGCCGAGGGTCCCGACGTCACGGCGACCCCCCCGAGGCTACTGTTCCTCGAGCCCACCCGCCGCGCGTCGCCGCCTGAAGAGATGGAAGGCCCAGCCGCCGACGCCATCATGTCGCCCGAAGAGGAGCTGGACGGGTACGAGCCGGAACCTTTGGGGAAGCGGCCGGCTGTCCTGCCTTTGCTGGAGTTGGTCGGGGAGGCCAGCGGTGGCCCTTGTACGGACGGCTCACTGCCCTCGACGCCACCcccagcagaggaggaggaagacgagTTGTACCGGCAGTCGCTGGAGATTATCTCTCGGTACCTTCGGGAGCAGGCAACAGGCGCCAAGGACGCGAAACCGCTGGGCGGGTCTGGGGCGGCCAGCCGGAAGGCGTTAGAGACCCTCCGACGGGTCGGGGACGGGGTACAGCGCAACCACGAGACGGCCTTCCAAG gCATGCTTCGGAAACTGGACATCAAAAACGAAGACGATGTCAAATCTTTGTCTCGAGTGATGGTCCATGTTTTCAGTGACGGAGTAACAAACTGGGGCAGGATTGTGACTCTTATTTCTTTTGGTGCCTTTGTGGCCAAACACTTGAAGAGTATAAACCAAGAAAGCTGCATCGAACCATTAGCAGAAAGCATCACAGATGTTCTCGTAAGGACAAAACGAGACTGGCTAGTCAAACAAAGAGGCTGG gatGGGTTTGTGGAGTTCTTCCATGTAGAGGACCTAGAAGGTGGCATCAGAAATGTGCTGCTGGCTTTTGCAGGTGTTGCTGGAGTAGGAGCTGGTTTGGCATATCTAATAAGATAG